Proteins encoded together in one Rubripirellula reticaptiva window:
- a CDS encoding thiamine-phosphate kinase: MEQSFLAYLRGRCRSLPQVTVGIGDDAAVIEPVVGQQIACVDQIIDGVDFLSESHSLGDVGYKAMAINLSDVAAMGAVPTSALVTLALPKKNATRIAGDVYEGIFQAATEFEVAIAGGDISTYDGPLAISVTLLGHVPAGGAWLRSGAGVDEAILVTGAVGGSIAGRHLRPVPRVKLAAQLRQLVTVTSAIDISDGLSLDLDRLLAKSDVGTELRIDSIPIHDDAIELSKTSGRTPFQHAWSDGEDFELILTMSQSDADKVLAEDLGVAITQIGKTTSRTGLWKLENGRHERLSPQGYVHGS, encoded by the coding sequence GTGGAACAATCATTCTTGGCCTATTTACGCGGGCGATGCCGCAGTCTTCCTCAAGTCACGGTGGGGATCGGTGACGACGCGGCTGTCATCGAGCCCGTCGTTGGTCAGCAAATTGCGTGTGTTGACCAGATCATTGACGGCGTCGATTTTTTGTCCGAAAGCCATTCACTGGGGGATGTGGGCTACAAGGCAATGGCAATCAACCTTAGCGACGTCGCTGCGATGGGCGCGGTGCCAACATCGGCGCTGGTGACGTTGGCGCTGCCCAAAAAGAATGCCACTCGCATTGCTGGCGATGTCTACGAGGGCATCTTTCAAGCGGCGACGGAGTTTGAGGTTGCGATCGCCGGTGGAGATATTTCGACTTATGATGGCCCGTTGGCAATCAGCGTGACGTTACTTGGGCACGTTCCGGCCGGCGGCGCGTGGCTGCGCAGCGGTGCGGGCGTCGACGAGGCCATCTTGGTCACCGGCGCGGTGGGTGGCAGTATTGCCGGTCGGCATTTGCGTCCCGTGCCCCGCGTGAAGTTGGCGGCGCAGTTGCGCCAGTTAGTCACGGTCACATCGGCGATCGATATCAGCGACGGGTTGTCGCTCGATTTAGATCGATTGCTGGCTAAAAGTGATGTCGGAACCGAACTGAGAATCGATTCAATTCCGATTCACGATGACGCCATCGAGTTGTCAAAAACGTCGGGCCGAACGCCATTTCAGCATGCTTGGAGCGACGGCGAAGACTTCGAGTTGATTTTGACGATGAGCCAATCGGACGCGGACAAAGTGCTGGCAGAAGATCTCGGTGTCGCGATCACTCAGATCGGCAAGACAACCAGCCGGACTGGTTTGTGGAAGCTCGAAAACGGTCGCCACGAACGATTGTCGCCCCAGGGTTACGTGCATGGATCCTGA
- a CDS encoding DUF58 domain-containing protein, with translation MNESIRQSLETEIQWQSQWPWLMLALLAAPLVFAAWKLRIYPSRGWLALLGVSLLVCVLTIFFPNFLVIAALLDLVLILVAGVDFVLLYVLTNRGIEVQRKIARTCSLGVAMESEVTITNRSGMVLRGELRDDLPDHFTSTPPQHELELAPLGVMTAKRKLMPGRRGAFQLSNVYLMFSSLCRLWKRHMVLPLENPLNVYPDMKQLSDYAMLARTNRLSLIGVRKTRRIGQDSEFERLRDYTRDDNYRHIDWRSTARRSKLTVRQFQSDQSQRVIFLLDCGRMMTNQRDGYTLLDHALNSILMMAYVALSQGDAVGMLCFSDTIHSYIPPAGGKSQMNRLIQAGFDQFPRLVESRYDQAFLYLSTHCKRRSLVVLATNVIDEVNAGAVVDYLGNLSGQHLPLGVLLRDREMFDAADSPDGDSFQMYRAAAAADILLWRHQVLTDLEHRGVLIVDAFPDELTAPLVNQYLEVKAKHLL, from the coding sequence ATGAACGAATCCATTCGCCAGTCGCTTGAAACCGAGATCCAGTGGCAGAGCCAATGGCCTTGGCTGATGCTTGCGTTGCTAGCCGCTCCGCTGGTTTTTGCGGCCTGGAAACTTCGCATTTACCCGTCCCGAGGCTGGCTCGCCCTGTTGGGAGTTTCGCTGCTGGTCTGTGTGCTGACTATTTTTTTTCCCAATTTTCTGGTCATCGCAGCATTACTCGACCTAGTGCTCATTTTAGTTGCAGGCGTCGATTTCGTGCTGTTGTATGTGCTGACCAACCGGGGTATCGAAGTCCAACGTAAAATCGCCCGCACCTGTTCGCTTGGTGTTGCGATGGAAAGCGAAGTGACGATCACGAACCGATCGGGGATGGTGCTACGAGGCGAGCTTCGCGATGACCTGCCCGACCATTTCACGTCGACGCCGCCGCAGCACGAACTGGAACTCGCCCCGCTCGGAGTGATGACGGCGAAACGAAAGCTGATGCCCGGGCGACGCGGCGCGTTCCAACTCAGCAACGTCTACCTGATGTTTTCGAGCCTTTGCCGGCTTTGGAAACGGCACATGGTGTTGCCGCTTGAAAACCCTCTGAACGTGTACCCCGACATGAAACAGTTGTCGGACTACGCGATGCTTGCGCGCACCAATCGATTGAGCCTGATCGGCGTGCGCAAGACGCGGCGAATCGGACAGGACAGTGAGTTCGAACGACTACGAGATTACACTCGCGACGACAATTATCGGCACATTGATTGGCGCAGCACCGCCCGTCGCAGCAAGTTGACGGTGCGGCAATTCCAGAGTGACCAGAGTCAACGTGTCATCTTCTTGCTTGATTGTGGCCGGATGATGACGAACCAGCGTGACGGATACACGCTGCTTGACCACGCGCTCAATTCGATTTTGATGATGGCCTACGTTGCGTTGTCGCAAGGTGACGCGGTTGGAATGCTTTGCTTTTCGGACACGATCCACTCCTACATCCCGCCGGCCGGCGGCAAGAGTCAGATGAACCGCTTGATCCAAGCCGGATTTGATCAGTTCCCAAGACTGGTTGAATCACGATACGACCAAGCGTTTCTGTACTTGTCGACGCACTGCAAACGGCGATCACTCGTTGTGCTAGCGACGAACGTGATCGATGAAGTCAACGCAGGCGCAGTGGTCGACTACCTCGGGAATCTTAGCGGCCAGCATTTGCCGCTTGGTGTGCTGCTGCGTGATCGCGAGATGTTCGACGCAGCCGATTCGCCCGATGGTGATTCGTTCCAGATGTATCGAGCCGCGGCGGCAGCCGACATTCTGCTTTGGCGTCATCAGGTGCTGACAGATCTGGAACACCGCGGCGTGCTGATCGTCGACGCATTCCCCGATGAACTGACGGCGCCGCTTGTTAACCAGTACCTTGAAGTCAAAGCCAAACACCTTCTTTAA
- a CDS encoding DUF1569 domain-containing protein, producing the protein MAAQSKQKSNQQKPRQRELKFESIDEIATEVERLAAIPVETAGEFSYGQILEHLSRVLDVVAGQMPGPTVGLPMRMLARLIRPILLRKMSPGFKLPAGAQAILWPETEVDTQAGLSHFREAIDRFQNADTLPPHPFFGPMTRAKHEQLQCRHCELHLSLVHPAA; encoded by the coding sequence ATGGCCGCGCAAAGTAAACAGAAATCAAATCAACAAAAACCACGTCAACGCGAACTTAAATTCGAGTCAATCGACGAAATTGCAACCGAAGTCGAACGACTTGCCGCCATCCCAGTCGAAACAGCGGGCGAGTTTTCATACGGACAAATCCTGGAACACTTGTCACGCGTGTTGGACGTCGTCGCAGGGCAAATGCCAGGCCCGACTGTCGGACTGCCAATGCGAATGCTCGCACGCCTGATCCGCCCCATATTGCTTCGAAAAATGTCACCCGGTTTTAAGCTACCAGCTGGTGCCCAGGCCATTCTTTGGCCAGAGACTGAGGTTGATACTCAAGCTGGCCTATCACATTTTCGTGAAGCCATTGACCGGTTTCAAAACGCCGACACACTGCCACCGCATCCGTTTTTCGGGCCAATGACGCGTGCAAAACATGAACAGCTTCAATGCCGTCACTGCGAGTTACACCTGAGCCTTGTTCACCCGGCGGCCTGA
- a CDS encoding TolC family protein, producing the protein MNRVLIRYTTYLQLFLAVLMAGGCSTTQPFFAGESPDLQYYLNSATRIEYPDVEIDRLAETEMATEPLSIGNHDYQFWDLTVEECVSIAMQNAKFFVTTSGNAEFRQNVAAQFTSASADQLGSIYDVAIQQSTTQSIPLTIDGAGNRTLPRGVLRANQIGGVEDALAEFDAQASGFLNYSTTDRPANSVNSTVSTQESKAHDFTQQYALSKRFATGGVATFRQQTLYGSNNTPTVAQGGLRQVAGTYTALLEAQVQHPLMRNRGTLINRIPVVLASLNEDVAIADFEIQVRNLVRDVEVNYWNLYVAYRNVSTAVIARNSAIATAKFAELNLENGTGTVQELAQAQGQYYNFRARLEGALSGSNLPGNDRLGVYGSERALRELMGLAPTDGRLIRPIQEPTLARVNFDWEEVTTEMLYLSPELRKGRTVVKQRELEQMSAKNQLLPEVNLSLLYRWVGVGDELGYGSRSSIPGPLPGSSALSSLTGGNYQEGAVRLEYTPSAIGGRRERSRIRGSQLRLKQSMAFVQEAERLMVSQLSEAVAKLATHYQQIQTTAQEWQAYETEVEARQTEFRGGRSQVNVVLQSQQRKAEAQIKYYQALGEYNKSLNYIDYLKGTMLANSNITLAEGPWNKKAYWDALERARERSAGKHKVYGVSRPNVVRQGPLRDAASASQVIGSGVTHDGQLPPDASFNASNLDGVRMNAMADDLMPFTQPVPMPEDLPLGDLGTSPSDLMAPLPTPQALPDRLNEAGDIMQLSYQQPAEQRALVKSATQSSATHVGDVEFDNAPIPVRRKPLPTR; encoded by the coding sequence ATGAATCGCGTGCTGATTCGATACACGACTTATTTGCAGTTGTTTCTTGCCGTCTTGATGGCTGGGGGCTGCTCGACGACTCAACCGTTCTTTGCGGGTGAGTCGCCGGACCTGCAGTACTATCTCAATTCTGCGACACGGATCGAGTATCCGGACGTCGAGATTGACCGCTTGGCTGAAACCGAGATGGCGACTGAGCCGTTATCGATTGGCAACCACGACTATCAGTTCTGGGATCTGACGGTCGAGGAATGCGTTTCGATTGCGATGCAGAACGCCAAATTCTTCGTCACGACCAGCGGCAACGCCGAGTTCCGTCAAAACGTCGCAGCACAGTTTACCAGTGCGTCCGCCGATCAACTTGGCAGCATCTACGATGTCGCGATTCAGCAATCGACGACTCAGTCGATTCCACTGACCATTGATGGTGCTGGTAACCGAACGCTGCCACGAGGCGTGCTTCGTGCTAACCAAATCGGTGGCGTGGAAGACGCATTGGCCGAATTCGATGCCCAAGCCAGTGGCTTTTTGAATTACAGCACCACCGATCGTCCTGCCAATTCGGTCAACAGCACCGTGTCGACGCAGGAATCGAAGGCCCACGACTTCACACAGCAGTACGCACTTAGCAAGCGTTTCGCAACGGGCGGCGTCGCAACTTTTCGCCAACAAACCCTTTACGGAAGCAACAATACACCGACAGTCGCCCAGGGCGGTCTGCGTCAGGTTGCCGGTACTTACACGGCTCTGCTGGAAGCCCAAGTTCAACACCCTTTGATGCGAAACCGTGGCACGCTGATCAATCGCATCCCGGTCGTATTGGCTAGCTTGAACGAAGACGTCGCGATTGCCGACTTCGAAATTCAAGTTCGTAACCTGGTTCGTGACGTCGAAGTGAACTACTGGAACTTGTACGTCGCTTATCGAAATGTCTCGACGGCGGTGATTGCACGTAACAGTGCCATTGCAACCGCTAAGTTTGCTGAACTGAATTTGGAGAACGGTACCGGTACGGTGCAAGAGTTGGCACAGGCTCAAGGACAGTACTACAACTTCCGCGCTCGTTTGGAAGGTGCTTTGTCGGGTTCAAACCTGCCTGGCAACGACCGCCTTGGCGTCTACGGCAGCGAACGTGCACTGCGTGAGTTGATGGGGCTTGCACCCACCGACGGACGCTTGATTCGCCCGATCCAAGAACCAACACTGGCTCGTGTCAATTTTGACTGGGAAGAAGTAACCACTGAGATGCTTTACCTCAGCCCCGAGCTTCGCAAGGGACGCACCGTTGTCAAGCAACGCGAACTCGAGCAAATGTCGGCCAAGAATCAGCTTCTTCCCGAAGTGAACTTGTCGCTGCTTTACCGCTGGGTAGGCGTTGGCGATGAGCTTGGCTACGGATCTCGTTCGAGCATTCCTGGACCGCTGCCGGGTAGCAGTGCCCTGAGCAGTTTGACCGGCGGTAACTACCAAGAAGGAGCCGTGCGTTTAGAATACACTCCATCAGCGATCGGTGGACGTCGTGAACGTTCCCGCATCCGTGGATCGCAGTTGCGTCTGAAGCAATCGATGGCATTCGTGCAGGAAGCTGAACGATTGATGGTCAGTCAATTGAGTGAAGCGGTCGCAAAACTTGCGACTCACTATCAACAAATTCAAACCACTGCACAGGAATGGCAGGCTTACGAAACAGAAGTCGAAGCCCGTCAAACTGAATTCCGCGGCGGTCGTAGCCAAGTCAACGTCGTGCTGCAAAGTCAGCAACGTAAGGCCGAAGCACAAATCAAGTACTATCAAGCGTTGGGTGAATACAACAAATCGCTCAACTACATCGACTACCTCAAGGGCACGATGCTGGCGAACAGCAACATCACCCTTGCCGAAGGGCCTTGGAACAAGAAGGCTTACTGGGATGCGTTGGAACGAGCACGTGAACGAAGTGCGGGTAAGCACAAGGTCTACGGTGTGAGCCGACCCAACGTCGTTCGCCAAGGACCACTGCGAGACGCCGCTTCGGCTTCGCAAGTGATCGGCAGCGGAGTAACGCACGACGGCCAATTGCCACCTGACGCGTCGTTCAACGCCAGCAACCTTGATGGGGTACGAATGAATGCGATGGCTGACGACTTGATGCCGTTCACTCAGCCGGTTCCGATGCCAGAAGACTTGCCGCTTGGCGATCTGGGTACCTCGCCAAGCGATTTGATGGCTCCCTTGCCTACGCCGCAAGCACTGCCGGACCGGCTCAACGAAGCTGGTGACATCATGCAGTTGAGTTATCAACAACCGGCCGAGCAACGTGCTCTTGTGAAGTCAGCGACCCAGTCATCAGCAACTCATGTCGGTGATGTCGAGTTCGACAATGCACCGATCCCAGTTCGCCGCAAACCACTACCGACTCGATAG
- a CDS encoding DUF4416 family protein: MSQIRLVEPVVRICAVITRYRDAMDWAIERISPYWGPVTATSDSVPFEAGGFYDASMGVGLTKTLIAFGDYQDPGGLADWKVQTNLWESDYAALGRHDETRPINLDAGYFSQAKLVLATIKDRDHRIYLRDGIFAEVTLNYVGKRWVHHRWSYPSYRTTEVATFALRLRADLRQHLEATGQIRRVV, encoded by the coding sequence GTGTCACAGATTCGACTTGTTGAACCCGTCGTTCGTATCTGTGCCGTGATCACGCGTTACAGAGATGCAATGGACTGGGCCATCGAACGGATCAGCCCTTATTGGGGCCCGGTGACGGCGACGTCCGACTCGGTTCCGTTCGAAGCTGGCGGATTCTACGACGCTTCGATGGGTGTTGGATTGACCAAGACCTTGATTGCATTTGGCGACTACCAAGATCCGGGGGGGCTGGCAGACTGGAAAGTTCAAACCAATCTTTGGGAGTCCGATTACGCCGCACTCGGTCGGCACGACGAAACTCGTCCGATCAACTTGGATGCGGGCTATTTCAGTCAGGCCAAGTTGGTGTTGGCAACGATCAAGGATCGTGATCACCGCATCTATTTGCGAGACGGGATTTTTGCCGAGGTCACGTTAAACTATGTCGGCAAAAGGTGGGTGCATCATCGTTGGTCGTATCCAAGCTATCGAACCACGGAAGTCGCCACGTTTGCGCTGCGATTGCGGGCCGACCTTCGCCAGCACTTAGAAGCAACCGGGCAGATCCGGCGGGTCGTTTAA
- a CDS encoding pyridoxal phosphate-dependent aminotransferase, whose translation MHPWIADRTAAFESSGIRKVFDLAAKLKDPINLSIGQPDFDVPDEIKTAAIDAIESGKNAYSPTQGIGPLRESLRAEIAAKYPHEDRDVFISSGTSGGLMLAMLSMINPGDEVIYLDPYFVMYPALLKMCGGVPVPVDSYPDFRLDPAKIEAAITPRTKLILVNSPANPTGITASEDELKDVARIAADHNIALLSDEIYSRFFYDGEFVSPASFNDQTIVIDGFSKSHAMTGWRVGYVHGPSEIINTMLKVQQYSFVCSPQPAQWGALRAMEVNLDGHIADYHRKRDLIYDGLSDKYEIAKPGGAFYVFPKSPIASGAQFVERAIEKGLLIIPGNIFSKHDTHFRISFAASDETLHRGIEVLRSLA comes from the coding sequence ATGCACCCATGGATCGCCGATCGGACCGCCGCGTTTGAAAGCAGCGGAATACGTAAAGTCTTTGACCTGGCGGCAAAACTGAAAGACCCGATCAACCTGTCGATCGGCCAGCCAGATTTTGACGTCCCCGACGAGATCAAAACGGCTGCGATCGATGCCATCGAGTCCGGCAAGAACGCCTATTCACCGACTCAGGGAATCGGACCGTTGCGTGAATCGCTGCGTGCCGAAATTGCGGCAAAGTATCCTCACGAAGACCGCGATGTCTTTATCAGCAGCGGGACGAGTGGCGGTTTGATGCTGGCGATGCTGTCGATGATCAATCCCGGCGACGAAGTGATCTACTTGGATCCGTACTTCGTGATGTATCCGGCACTGCTGAAGATGTGTGGCGGCGTGCCCGTGCCCGTGGACTCATACCCTGATTTCCGGCTTGATCCAGCCAAGATCGAAGCCGCCATCACACCGCGAACCAAACTGATCCTGGTCAACAGCCCCGCAAATCCAACCGGTATAACGGCTAGCGAAGACGAATTGAAAGACGTCGCTCGGATTGCGGCTGATCACAACATTGCGTTGCTATCCGACGAAATCTACAGCCGGTTCTTCTATGACGGCGAGTTTGTGTCGCCCGCATCGTTCAACGACCAAACCATCGTGATCGATGGCTTTAGCAAGAGCCACGCCATGACGGGCTGGCGAGTCGGCTACGTCCACGGTCCCTCGGAAATCATCAACACGATGTTGAAGGTCCAACAGTACTCGTTCGTCTGCTCGCCCCAACCGGCCCAGTGGGGAGCACTGCGTGCGATGGAAGTCAACTTGGACGGCCACATTGCCGATTACCATCGCAAACGCGACTTGATTTATGATGGATTGTCGGACAAATATGAAATCGCCAAACCAGGCGGAGCGTTCTATGTGTTTCCGAAATCGCCAATCGCAAGCGGTGCTCAGTTCGTCGAGCGCGCCATCGAAAAAGGATTGCTGATCATTCCCGGCAACATCTTCAGCAAACATGACACTCACTTCCGAATCAGCTTCGCCGCTTCGGACGAAACCCTGCATCGAGGCATCGAAGTGCTCCGATCGTTGGCTTAG
- a CDS encoding thioredoxin family protein — protein MRLVTLMAFAFIAGTALAPAGEFNSLINIGDPAPQWDKLIGVDDKLHSSSETNDYRAVVVAFTCNSCPYAGDAEDRLVWLHENYSARDVAIVAINVNTIDEDSLEAMKQKAIAKSFEFTYLYDETQQIAKRFGAKYTPEFFVLGKADDDGKRNVVYMGSMDDSPDGKNVTKPYVASAIDAVLAGKSPEITETVPIGCQIRFKRERRTRKPKQLAPVK, from the coding sequence ATGCGTCTTGTTACCCTGATGGCGTTTGCGTTCATCGCAGGAACGGCTCTCGCGCCAGCCGGCGAATTCAACAGCCTCATCAACATTGGTGATCCCGCGCCGCAGTGGGACAAACTGATCGGCGTTGATGACAAGCTGCATTCATCCAGCGAAACGAACGATTACCGCGCCGTGGTGGTGGCTTTCACTTGCAACAGTTGCCCCTATGCCGGTGACGCTGAAGACAGACTTGTTTGGCTACACGAAAACTATTCGGCGCGAGACGTCGCAATCGTTGCGATCAATGTCAACACGATCGACGAAGACTCGCTGGAAGCAATGAAGCAGAAAGCGATCGCCAAGTCGTTCGAGTTCACGTATCTGTACGACGAGACGCAGCAGATCGCGAAGCGATTCGGAGCAAAGTACACGCCCGAATTTTTTGTGCTTGGTAAAGCAGATGATGATGGCAAACGAAACGTCGTTTACATGGGCTCGATGGACGACAGCCCCGACGGAAAAAACGTGACGAAGCCCTACGTTGCCTCCGCGATCGACGCAGTGCTGGCTGGTAAGTCACCCGAAATCACCGAAACAGTCCCCATCGGCTGCCAGATTCGCTTCAAGCGTGAACGACGGACGCGTAAACCAAAGCAACTTGCCCCCGTAAAATAG
- a CDS encoding low molecular weight protein-tyrosine-phosphatase: protein MKKRVLFVCMGNICRSPAGEAVMQRFASEFGADVEVDSAGTHGYHVGEPADARMRAAAEARGYELLSRGRQLTADDLDPSRFDLVLAMDTENHAIMQSLAGGIKPHIRMFSDYLDDEDWPTDVPDPYYGEAEGFTTVLDMLEEGCPIILQTLTGEDIFAGDFDDE from the coding sequence ATGAAGAAGCGAGTTCTGTTTGTTTGCATGGGGAACATTTGTCGATCGCCAGCAGGCGAGGCGGTGATGCAGCGATTTGCTAGCGAGTTCGGAGCTGACGTCGAAGTCGACTCGGCCGGGACCCATGGCTATCACGTTGGCGAGCCGGCTGACGCCCGAATGCGAGCGGCTGCAGAAGCGCGAGGCTATGAATTGTTGAGCCGGGGTCGGCAATTGACGGCCGACGATTTGGATCCCAGTCGCTTCGATCTTGTTTTGGCGATGGACACTGAAAACCATGCGATCATGCAATCGTTGGCGGGAGGGATCAAACCGCACATTCGGATGTTTAGCGACTATCTGGACGACGAGGATTGGCCAACGGACGTGCCGGATCCGTACTATGGCGAAGCAGAAGGCTTCACGACGGTGCTGGATATGCTCGAAGAAGGCTGTCCTATCATCCTGCAAACGCTGACCGGCGAAGACATCTTTGCTGGCGACTTTGACGATGAATGA
- a CDS encoding response regulator, producing the protein MPIRFTQSCPTCGRRVQIRASLIGYTVACQHCNAEFVAEASIDDGSGTTDSPIGVEKIAVDPLMARVEEALQRAAKERTAVN; encoded by the coding sequence ATGCCCATCCGATTCACTCAGTCATGCCCGACCTGCGGTCGCCGTGTCCAGATCCGTGCTTCGTTGATTGGCTACACCGTCGCGTGCCAGCACTGCAACGCAGAATTTGTTGCCGAAGCGAGCATCGACGATGGAAGTGGCACCACCGATTCGCCCATCGGCGTTGAAAAGATTGCCGTGGATCCATTGATGGCTCGAGTCGAAGAAGCGCTCCAGCGTGCTGCGAAAGAACGGACTGCGGTCAACTAA
- a CDS encoding reverse transcriptase domain-containing protein encodes MNGKRQKTTTQQQQLLLTFAAEGRDEVPDGPVEGTVPIAADLSTESPTSNDKLMERICDPLNFECAMARVIANGGAPGVDGMTVKELEKYFERHAGRITNELLSGTYRPQPVKRVEIPKPDGGVRKLGIPTAVDRVVQQAILLVLSPQWDETFSDNRFGFRPNRSAHDAGRRQGSCCADRWQP; translated from the coding sequence ATGAACGGCAAACGGCAGAAAACAACAACGCAGCAACAACAATTGCTGCTGACCTTCGCGGCGGAGGGTAGGGATGAAGTTCCCGATGGCCCCGTTGAAGGGACCGTGCCGATCGCGGCGGACTTGAGTACTGAAAGCCCGACAAGTAATGACAAGTTGATGGAACGCATCTGCGATCCGCTTAACTTTGAATGTGCGATGGCGAGAGTCATTGCCAATGGTGGCGCTCCCGGTGTGGACGGCATGACGGTGAAGGAACTCGAAAAGTATTTCGAGCGACACGCCGGCCGGATCACCAACGAGCTTCTTTCGGGAACGTACCGGCCCCAACCAGTGAAACGAGTGGAGATTCCCAAACCCGACGGTGGAGTGCGCAAGCTTGGCATTCCAACGGCGGTGGACCGCGTGGTCCAGCAGGCGATTCTCCTGGTGCTTTCACCGCAGTGGGACGAAACGTTTTCGGACAACCGTTTCGGCTTCCGTCCGAATCGCAGTGCTCACGACGCTGGGCGTCGGCAAGGATCTTGCTGCGCAGACCGCTGGCAGCCGTAA